The bacterium genome segment CGAAACAGTATAACCTCTCCGAAGCCCCTGCCGCGGCGGAGCGGTTCCTGCTCCCTACAGCTTCTCGCTCACCAGCTTGGCCTGCGTGAACAAGAGCAGGTAATCGCGGCCGCCGGCCTTGGAGTCCGTCCCCGACATGTTGAAGCCGCCAAAGGGATGGGCGCCGACAAGCGCCGCGGTGCACTTGCGATTGAAGTACAGGTTGCCGACGTGGCACTCGCGACGCGCCTGCTCCAGGCGGCCGCGGTCGCTCGAGTAGACGGCGCCGGTCAGGCCGTAGACGGTGTTGTTGGATATCCTGACGGCGTCGGCGAAATCCTTGGCGCGGATGAACGCCAGCACCGGCCCAAAAATTTCCTCCTGGGCGACGCGGGCCTTGGGCCCGACGTCGGCGATTATCGTGGGGTTGATAAAGTACCCCTCCGCGGAGCGCTTGTCGCCCCCCAGGACGAGGCGGCCTTCCTTCTTGCCGATTTCAATGTAATCCAGGACCTTGGTCTCCGCGGCGGCGTCGACCACCGGCCCCATAAAGTGGGCGAAGTCGCGCGGGTCGCCCACGGTAACCTTCTCCTTGGTCCGGGCGACGACCTTCTCGAGCACCGTCTCGTAGACGTCGTCGGTGACGATGGCGCGCGAGCAGGCCGAGCACTTCTGACCCTGGAAGCCGTAGGCGCTCGCCATGATGCCGTCCGCGGCGGCGTCCAGGTCCGCGGTGCCGTCCACGATTATGAAGTCCTTGCCGCCCATCTCGGTTATAACGCGCTTTATCCAGATCTGGCTGCCCTTCGGCCGCGCGGCCAGGCGGTTGATGCGGAGGCCTACTTCCCTCGAGCCGGTGAACGCGATGAAGCGGGTGCGCGGATGCCCCACCAGCGTGTCGCCTATGACGCCGCCCGGCCCGGGCAGGAAGTTCACGACGCCCGGCGGCAGGTTAACCTCCTCCAGTATCTCGAAGAACTTATATGCAATCGCGGGGGCGGTGGAGGCCGGCTTGAGGACGACGGCGTTGCCGGCGACGAAGGCCGCGGCCGTCATGCCTACCAGTATCGCGCACGGGAAGTTCCACGGCGGGATGACGGCGCCGGCGCCGAGGGGGATGTAGTACAGGTTGTTCTCCTCGCCCGGGAAGGGGGTGAGCGGCTGCGGCTCGGCGAGCCGCAGCATCTCGCGGGCGTAGAACTCGCAGAAGTCGACCGCCTCGGCGACGTCGGCGTAGGCCTCGAGCCAGTTCTTGCCGACCTCGACCACCATCCACGCCGCGAGCTCGTAGATACGACTCCGCATAATCGCCGCGACGTTTAGGAGGTAGCGCGCGCGCTCCTCGGCCGGTACCCAGCGCCACTTCTCGAACGCGCGGTTGGCCGCCGCCACGGCCTTGCGCGCGGCATCCACGTCCGCCTTCGAGAAGACGCCCACCACCTCGTCGGTCTTCGAGGGGTTAATGGACTTAAATTTGTCCGCGGTGGTCACGCGTTCGCCGCCGATGACGAGGGGGTACTCGCGGCCCAGCTCGCCCTCGACGCGCGCAATCGCTTCCTCCATCGCGAGCTTTTCCGCGGCCTTTTTAAACAGCACTATCGTTTCGTTTTTAAATGGCGGGAGCATAAGCGGTCGCCTCCGTTCTATTTGAATAATTGCCCGTAATTGACACCAGCGGCCCATTTTACGCGGGCGACCGCCTTTAATCAAGCGAAAACCGGCGGCCGGGCCAACGTTTCGTTTGCACGCGGGCCGCCGTTATGCTAAAAATTAAGCCGACCGGCTACCCGAGCGGAAGCCGGATACGGTTATGGGTAAAATAAAAACGTTTTGCGGCCGGTTCTGGGTCCAGGTCGGCGCGGTATGCCTCGTGGCCGTGCTGGCGGTAGCGGCGCGGCAGCTATTGCTGCCGGCCCACGGGCCGAGGGCGCAAATCAGCCCCTTCTTTTCGCTCGTCGACTTCCACTTCGGTTGGTATACGTTCGTGCCGCCGCTGGCGTTCGCGGCCTTTATGTTCCCGCTGCGCTGGGCGCTGCGGCGCCCGCCGGCCGCGAAGTTGTTTTACCTCGCCCTCGCCTTCTTCGCCTTCACGACCACGGTCAACGTGGCGGGCGGCGGCCCCATCAAGATTTTGCCGGGAGCTCTCTGGCAATACGCCTACGACGCGCAAGAGCTATACGCGCACGGCAACTTCCTGCGCGATTATCACGTCCACGTCGTGGGGATGCACTGGCACACGACGGTGCATCCCCCCGGCGTATTCCTCTACCTCTACCCGCTCCTAAAATTATTCGGGGACCGGTGGATGTGGGTCGCGCTGCTGAACGCCCTGGTGGCCGGCGCGGGCGTGGCCTTCGTCTACAAGGCCGCCGAGCTCATCTACGGCGTCGACGCCGGCGACGCCGCCGCGGCGCTGTACGTCGCGACGCCCAGCCTGATCCTCTACGGCTCCACCGTTGACGCGGTGTTGTGCGCGCTGGGCGCCGTGGTCGTCTACCTGCTGGCGTTGTACTTCTCCCGGGGGCGCTTCGCCTACGCCGCGCTGACCGGCCTCGCGCTCGCCGCCGGCACGTTCGTCGCATACCAGTTCGGCTTCATCTGGGTGCTGTTGATCTTGTGGTCTTTACTCTACGTTCTACATCGGCGTAAAGACGAACGCGGCGACGATGCGTCGGCGGGCGGGGTCGTCCTGTCGGCGGGGAGGGTGGCGGCGCTGGCGGCGACGGCCGCGGCGACGTTCGCCCTCTTCTTCGTCGCGGTATACGTCGCGGCCGGCTTCAACGTCCTTACCGAATTCCAATATCAACAACGCGCTTCCGAACGGTATTTCGGCGCCGGCGACAACGTCGTCTACTGGGTCAAGCGCCTTTTCCTCGACGCGCCGGCCTACCCGACGAAGCACCGCTCGTACTTCATGTGGATGCCGGGCAACGTCGTAGCGTTCTTCACGCTACTGGGGCCGCCTACGACGGTGCTTTTCTTACGCAATCTGTGGGGGGAATTAAAAGAGAAAAAGGCCGGCCGGCTCGCGCTTATCTCGGCGGCCGCGGCCTTGAGTTTCGTCCTAATAAACCTCTTGGGCCTTACGCTCGCCGAGACGGAGCGCGTCTGGCTCTTTATGGTCCCCTGGTTCCTGGTGGGGGCGGGTTACTATTTAAAAACGAAAAAGGACCGCTTTTTCTACGCGGCGTTGTTCTTCAACCTTGCTTTGAGTTTTCTCTTCGTAATATTCTTCTACCACGTGAAATAGAGGATTCGGGGCGTTAATCGCCGGCGGAGGGTAGGCCGCGCGCCCGCTCGAGGCAGAACGCCGCGAACGCCGCGGCGTATATTATTAATATGAACTCTATCGGGACGCGGAAGCGGAGGAGCGGTTTCAAAACCGTGTGGGCGAGCGCCACCGCGGCCACCGGCGCCAACAGCGCGAACGTCCGCGACGCCGGCCGGCGGAACAACAAGATGCCCGCCCACGCCGCCACCGTCAACAGGCCCCCGACGACGGTCCAAACGACGAACGCGGCCTTCTTCCTGGCCGACGGCGCCGGGCCGAAGAAATGTACGAACTTGCCCGGGAGCGAAAGGGCGAACCGCATCCGGTAACGGCTGAGCAGCTCGAAGGCCTTCTCCCGATAGAACCGTTCGTACTCGAGGTCGGCGCGCGGCGTTCCCCAATACGCTCCGACTCTCTCGGCGAACTCGAGCGACCGCCGCAGCGCCACCGACGTCGGCACGTCGCCGCCGGCCAGCCGCATATTCCCCTCGTAAAGGACCTGGCCCGCGTTTAACGTGGACGGCACGAACGCGCGGAAGACGCGGTAGTTGCGGTACGTCCACAGGCCGGTCAACGCCAGGAAAGCCGCCGCCACCAGGGCCAC includes the following:
- a CDS encoding glycosyltransferase family 39 protein: MGKIKTFCGRFWVQVGAVCLVAVLAVAARQLLLPAHGPRAQISPFFSLVDFHFGWYTFVPPLAFAAFMFPLRWALRRPPAAKLFYLALAFFAFTTTVNVAGGGPIKILPGALWQYAYDAQELYAHGNFLRDYHVHVVGMHWHTTVHPPGVFLYLYPLLKLFGDRWMWVALLNALVAGAGVAFVYKAAELIYGVDAGDAAAALYVATPSLILYGSTVDAVLCALGAVVVYLLALYFSRGRFAYAALTGLALAAGTFVAYQFGFIWVLLILWSLLYVLHRRKDERGDDASAGGVVLSAGRVAALAATAAATFALFFVAVYVAAGFNVLTEFQYQQRASERYFGAGDNVVYWVKRLFLDAPAYPTKHRSYFMWMPGNVVAFFTLLGPPTTVLFLRNLWGELKEKKAGRLALISAAAALSFVLINLLGLTLAETERVWLFMVPWFLVGAGYYLKTKKDRFFYAALFFNLALSFLFVIFFYHVK
- a CDS encoding glycosyltransferase family 39 protein, whose protein sequence is MDVKWQRAWLFPAGFFCLALVVRALVAALTQYKLQADAVFYFGTARNVASGLGYVLPDGRLLGSVPPAFPLFLAGVFKVFGIGLGQAVAAQVVLGAATTVLVYYLARHYFDKKTAVIAAAIFAVHPVYVWTSRVVLSETLATFLLAAALLAYARASRGSAAYALVTGLLLAGTALCRSSFFVVALVLTAGLAFYRMGGPAARVRAVALVAAAFLALTGLWTYRNYRVFRAFVPSTLNAGQVLYEGNMRLAGGDVPTSVALRRSLEFAERVGAYWGTPRADLEYERFYREKAFELLSRYRMRFALSLPGKFVHFFGPAPSARKKAAFVVWTVVGGLLTVAAWAGILLFRRPASRTFALLAPVAAVALAHTVLKPLLRFRVPIEFILIIYAAAFAAFCLERARGLPSAGD
- the pruA gene encoding L-glutamate gamma-semialdehyde dehydrogenase; protein product: MLPPFKNETIVLFKKAAEKLAMEEAIARVEGELGREYPLVIGGERVTTADKFKSINPSKTDEVVGVFSKADVDAARKAVAAANRAFEKWRWVPAEERARYLLNVAAIMRSRIYELAAWMVVEVGKNWLEAYADVAEAVDFCEFYAREMLRLAEPQPLTPFPGEENNLYYIPLGAGAVIPPWNFPCAILVGMTAAAFVAGNAVVLKPASTAPAIAYKFFEILEEVNLPPGVVNFLPGPGGVIGDTLVGHPRTRFIAFTGSREVGLRINRLAARPKGSQIWIKRVITEMGGKDFIIVDGTADLDAAADGIMASAYGFQGQKCSACSRAIVTDDVYETVLEKVVARTKEKVTVGDPRDFAHFMGPVVDAAAETKVLDYIEIGKKEGRLVLGGDKRSAEGYFINPTIIADVGPKARVAQEEIFGPVLAFIRAKDFADAVRISNNTVYGLTGAVYSSDRGRLEQARRECHVGNLYFNRKCTAALVGAHPFGGFNMSGTDSKAGGRDYLLLFTQAKLVSEKL